One Purpureocillium takamizusanense chromosome 1, complete sequence genomic window carries:
- a CDS encoding uncharacterized protein (COG:H~EggNog:ENOG503P637): MADVETSSGAGKALVAPAAAVLAPVFEDDPAITYVLNSLPRQERIAYLPAYFTALLTAAALNRAVFYEAASWQCTSVVMPPGEDVGNPWTLIPAGLVDMLRRIGFGGCKKMIWEFTNLTGNAKKRELGKEKYYYIFFIGTAVEGRGRGLASRLIEEAKKLAAKERLPVWLEATTERNRRLYSKLGFKDLGGIVLGKGKVGADGERKNGGEGVTIWPMIWRPKSKT; the protein is encoded by the exons ATGGCCGACGTTGAAACAAGCTCCGGCGCGGGAAAAG CCCTCGTGGCACCCGCAGCTGCGGTGCTGGCTCCTGTTTTCGAGGACGACCCGGCAATCACCTATGTGCTCAATTCACTCCCTCGCCAAGAGCGCATCGCATACCTCCCAGCATACTTCACCGCGCTCCTcacagccgccgcgctgAATCGCGCCGTGTTTTACGAGGCAGCATCGTGGCAATGCACCTCGGTGGTCATGCCTCCCGGGGAGGATGTAGGCAACCCCTGGACGTTGATCCCGGCGGGTCTGGTCGACATGCTCAGAAGAATAGGCTTTGGAGGATGTAAGAAGATGATTTGGGAGTTCACCAACCTTACTGGCAACGCCAAGAAGCGGGAGCTGGGCAAGGAGAAGTATTACtacatcttcttcatcggcaCGGCGGTAGAAGGCAGAGGCCGTGGCTTGGCCAGCAGGCTGATTGAGGAGGCGAAGAAACTCGCCGCCAAGGAAAGACTACCGGTCTGGCTCGAAGCCACCACAGAGAGGAACAGGCGGCTGTACAGCAAGTTGGGCTTCAAGGACCTGGGAGGGATCGTCCTAGGCAAGGGAAaagtcggcgccgatggAGAGCGCAAGaatggcggcgaa
- a CDS encoding uncharacterized protein (COG:L~EggNog:ENOG503NX3Y), with protein MGSNIEAELVDGEYEQDDAFGSQNRADGPGSEETPACQSCRKKKSKCSRQQPCSQCVKSGVECTYEDKRLKGGIKTGVVERLNQRIDALESMFLGQGILMQQFMDAGRSRVGPPTSPGRSNSEGEHPTILRMHTDRLKQALQSAAANADSDHDGQGGGRLPELGTKRKRSFEAYAAPKRIHTTSTEDLCSLNPLPKQVDDTLTTYFKVVHPWLPVLHPSTFLRRARDPNRSDGVTLIIRAIVAVAAKHVVKTDAEEVSDLSEYAEVCRQGVTSTATEANSIEAVQALLLITFDTLGSGRSSSPWSLISLVTRKVEDLQLNAEDSARGDSFAEFFMTSPPVLQPATTWLETEERRRVFWAAFLMDRFCSIMTSTAPAISSKSIRRRLPCDGCMWESDQCVETSYFKLDDQPQVEDSAAPEETSPFPPPYATKEGPNGVGGLAYTIEATESLSLITKFNLRHSLEHGDANRLSAWLTRFRQLDSRLLQWELCLTHRWRDVRVVNGYIDPNLTLAHMTHNAAIIMLHRRLAHPPPQSKAWLSGLVSAASKEACVMAAMKIDKISRRYLAVSEGIAPHQFTFCLFVAGQVLLAQASYYAVRPPDEVSSIISSLNEVSRRLSADSQANNICPESPATKLARALAEQRDRDLPSYQAEPSASRPPQQTPFPDFYNISSAADIPSVLQHCATSPSSGISPGGIASFGADSINALGENVVDFAQSLLPASRTGGWPMTVAASGRSAAAEGTEMVVGSGAKDFDFFAELRRLESRAKEYDKRPNRDGEVAQRKGAQDSS; from the exons ATGGGCTCAAACATCGAAGCGGAGCTTGTTGATGGAGAATACGAACAGGACGACGCATTCGGATCCCAGAATCGCGCCGATGGCCCAGGGAGCGAGGAAACACCAGC ATGCCAGTCCTGTCGCAAAAAGAAGTCAAAATGCTCCAGGCAACAGCCGTGCTCACAATGCGTCAAGTCCG GTGTCGAGTGCACATACGAGGACAAACGCCTCAAGGGCGGCATCAAGACTGGTGTAGTGGAGCGCCTCAACCAGCGGATAGACGCGCTGGAGAGCATGTTCCTCGGCCAAGGCATCTTGATGCAGCAGTTCATGGACGCCGGTCGGAGTCGTGTCGGGCCACCGACTTCCCCCGGCCGGTCGAACAGCGAGGGGGAACACCCGACGATACTGCGCATGCACACGGACCGCTTGAAACAAGCGctgcagtcggcggcggcaaatGCGGATTCAGATCACGACGGCCAAGGGGGCGGTCGACTCCCCGAGCTTGGAACAAAGCGGAAGCGAAGCTTCGAAGCGTACGCAGCGCCGAAGCGTATCCACACAACGTCGACGGAGGATTTGTGCTCTCTGAACCCGCTTCCGAAGCAGGTTGATGACACCCTGACGACGTACTTCAAAGTGGTGCATCCATGGCTGCCGGTCCTTCATCCGTCGACGTTCCTTCGGCGAGCGCGTGACCCGAACCGGTCCGATGGCGTCACCCTCATCATCCGCGCTATAGTCGCCGTAGCTGCCAAGCACGTGGTCAAGACCGACGCGGAGGAAGTGAGTGATCTGAGCGAATACGCTGAAGTCTGTCGCCAAGGGGTGACCTCTACAGCGACAGAGGCAAACTCGATTGAGGCTGTTCAGGCCTTGCTGCTCATCACGTTCGACACT CTTGGAAGTGGAAGGAGTTCGTCGCCGTGGTCTCTCATTTCTCTCGTCACGCGCAAGGTCGAGGACCTGCAGCTCAATGCTGAAGACTCGGCGAGAGGAGACTCCTTTGCGGAGTTCTTCATGACGAGCCCCCCTGTACTACAGCCAGCAACTACGTGGCTTGAGACCGAAGAGCGGAGGAGAGTGTTCTGGGCGGCTTTTTTGATGGATCGCTTCTGCAGCATCATGACGAG CACCGCTCCGGCAATATCCAGCAAAAGCATTCGAAGACGCCTGCCATGTGACGGGTGCATGTGGGAGTCCGATCAATGCGTTGAGACCTCGTATTTCAAGCTGGACGACCAGCCGCAGGTGGAGGATAGCGCGGCACCGGAAGAGACATCGCCATTCCCGCCCCCGTATGCGACAAAAGAAGGACCAAACGGTGTTGGTGGTCTTGCATATACCATCGAAGCGACCGAGTCCTTGTCTCTCATCACCAAGTTTAATCTGCGTCACTCGTTGGAGCACGGGGATGCCAATCGACTGTCGGCATGGTTGACCCGCTTCCGCCAACTCGACTCGCGTCTGCTGCA ATGGGAACTGTGTTTGACGCACCGATGGCGGGATGTCCGAGTCGTAAACGGCTACATCGATCCGAATCTGACGTTGGCACACATGACGCAcaacgccgccatcatcatgctGCATCGTAGACTCGCTCACCCCCCGCCGCAGTCCAAGGCATGGCTTTCGGGGCTCGTCTCGGCAGCGTCAAAGGAGGCATGtgtcatggcggcgatgaagatTGACAAGATCTCGCGACGATATCTAGCTGTGAGTGAGGGAATAGCTCCTCATCAATTTACCTTTTGCCTGTTTGTCGCCGGGCAAGTATTACTAG CGCAAGCGTCCTACTACGCCGTACGACCTCCTGATGAAGTCAGCTCTATCATTTCGTCCTTGAATGAAGTATCTCGACGCCTGTCGGCCGACTCTCAAGCTAATAACATCTGTCCGGAgagcccggcgacgaagctCGCCAGAGCGCTTGCCGAACAAAGAGACCGAGACCTCCCGTCATACCAAGCCGAgccgtcggcatcgaggccgccgcagcaaaCACCATTCCCCGACTTCTACAACATATCAAGCGCAGCCGATATCCCAAGTGTGCTGCAACACTGTGCGACGTCCCCATCCAGCGGCATTAGCCCGGGTGGGATCGCGTCCTTTGGCGCCGATAGTATCAACGCGCTTGGCGAGAATGTTGTCGACTTTGCGCAGTCATTGCTGCCGGCTTCTCGTACCGGTGGCTGGCCGATGACCGTGGCTGCAAGTGGTCGCTCAGCGGCCGCTGAGGGAACAGAGATGGTTGTCGGCTCCGGGGCCAAAGATTTCGACTTTTTCGCCGAGCTGAGGAGACTTGAAAGCCGGGCAAAAGAATACGACAAGCGACCTAATCGAGATGGTGAAGTGGCTCAGCGTAAAGGGGCGCAGGACTCTAGCTGA
- a CDS encoding uncharacterized protein (SECRETED:SignalP(1-21~SECRETED:cutsite=ATA-ST~SECRETED:prob=0.4775)~CAZy:GH2~EggNog:ENOG503NUSQ~COG:G) produces the protein MRLTSAPAWVAAVLLSSLATASTASNVKRAPVPYKVQTPPLDTDWTYEVGTDPWPEHPRPQLRRDNWQSLNGIWTFRNAGGDDASDPPSGPLDRETMIPSCIESGLSGLQELNVTNMWFARDFKVPRSWGGKSIVLNFEAVDYQATVFVNGVKVGTNTGGYFRFSIDVTENVKVGQSNKLVVYVFDPTDADIIPVGKQTKNPSHIWYRPCSGIWQTVWMEGVASNHVTQLDVAADMHGQVTACAHTSQKGNAKVKFDVIDSRGRVVATKSGSANTEVKFRVESPKLWSPASPNLYNVTVTMGDDKVHSYTGFRSITTGVVEGVQRPLLNGKFNFLFGTLDQGFWPDGLYTPPSREAMIYDLKMLKSLGFNMLRKHIKVEPDLFYQACDEIGLMVLQDMPSLPADGNRPPNDAQQAEFQRQLEILINEHKSYTSIVTWVIYNEGWGQLRTQPFPEEKLTEIVREIDPTRLINSVTGWNDHGFGDFSDNHHYANPQCGTPFYSLASSPYDPKRIGFQGEFGGIGHNVSSEHLWKVDQAVNSINQTYEINEDLNAYNYRAGVLFREFREQVERYACSGGVWTQTTDVEGEVNGLYTYDRRVLRPDAVQWKSDIQALYKAARGRGGV, from the exons ATGCGTCTCACTTCTGCGCCTGCCTGGGTGGCTGCGGTGTTGCTCAGTTCTTTGGCAACAGCATCCACGGCCTCCAACGTCAAGCGCGCCCCGGTGCCTTACAAGGTTCAGACGCCGCCTCTGGACACGGATTGGACCTATGAGGTCGGCACCGATCCCTGGCCCGAGCATCCTCGCCCGCAATTGCGGCGCGATAACTGGCAAAGCTTGAACGGCATTTGGACTTTCCGAAACGccggtggcgacgatgccagCGACCCTCCGAGCGGACCTCTGGACCGCGAGACCATGATTCCCTCATGCATTGAGAGTGGTCTTTCTGGACTCCAGGAGCTCAACGTCACAAATATGTGGTTCGCGAGAGACTTCAAGGTCCCCCGCTCCTGGGGCGGAAAGTCGATCGTTCTCAActtcgaggccgtcgatTACCAGGCGACCGTGTTCGTCAATGGCGTCAAAGTCGGCACCAACACCGGCGGATATTTCCGCTTCAGCATCGATGTGACTGAAAATGTCAAGGTCGGCCAGAGCAATAAGCT TGTCGTCTATGTCTTTGATCCTACCGACGCGGACATCATCCCGGTAGGCAAGCAGACCAAGAACCCCAGCCACATCTGGTACCGGCCGTGCTCGGGCATCTGGCAGACCGTGTGGATGGAGGGCGTCGCCTCAAACCATGTGACCCAGCTGGACGTTGCTGCCGATATGCATGGTCAAG TCACTGCTTGTGCTCACACTTCCCAGAAGGGGAATGCAAAGGTCAAGTTCGACGTCATTGACAGCCGGGGCAGAGTTGTCGCGACAAAGTCGGGTTCAGCCAACACCGAGGTCAAATTCCGTGTCGAGTCCCCTAAGCTGTGGTCTCCTGCATCGCCCAACCTGTACAATGTCACCGTGACCATGGGTGATGATAAGGTCCACAGTTATACAGGCTTccgcagcatcaccaccggGGTCGTGGAGGGTGTCCAGCGCCCGCTGCTCAACGGCAAGTTCAACTTCCTTTTCGGCACTTTGGACCAGGGCTTCTGGCCCGACGGCCTTTACACGCCACCCAGCCGCGAGGCCATGATCTACGATCTCAAGATGCTCAAGAGCCTGGGCTTCAACATGCTCCGCAAGCACATCAAGGTGGAGCCGGACCTGTTCTACCAGGCTTGTGACGAAATTGGCTTGATGGTCCTCCAAGACATGCCCAGCCTGCCCGCCGATGGTAACAGACCCCCAAATGATGCTCAGCAGGCAGAATTCCAACGCCAGCTCGAGATTCTCATCAATGAGCACAAGAGCTACACATCTATTGTTACCTGG GTCATCTACAACGAAGGCTGGGGCCAGCTGAGGACTCAGCCCTTTCCGGAGGAGAAGCTGACTGAGATTGTCCGCGAAATTGATCCCACGAGGCTCATCAACTCGGTGACGGGATGGAACGACCACGGTTTTGGCGATTTCTCG GACAACCATCATTATGCCAACCCTCAGTGCGGCACGCCGTTCTATTCTCTGGCGTCCTCGCCCTACGACCCCAAGCGAATTGGCTTCCAGGGCGAGTTCGGTGGCATCGGACACAATGTGTCATCTGAGCA CCTCTGGAAGGTCGACCAAGCTGTCAACAGCATCAACCAGACCTACGAGATCAACGAAGATCTCAACGCATACAACTATCGCGCAGGAGTTCTCTTCAGAGAATTTCGAGAGCAAGTGGAGCGATACGCGTGCAGCGGTGGTGTTTGGACCCAGACAACTGACGTTGAAGGAGAGGTCAATGGCTTATACACTTACGACCGACGCGTGCTTCGGCCCGACGCGGTACAGTGGAAGTCCGATATCCAGGCTCTGTACAAAGCAGCTCGGGGTAGAGGCGGGGTTTAG
- a CDS encoding uncharacterized protein (COG:C~COG:H~TransMembrane:7 (o25-49i70-93o99-119i131-155o175-193i214-238o329-354i)~EggNog:ENOG503P878) — MPATVIITRRSGAKAPSRTNRAIRALPIVALALLMARAVLMAETSGPLIERMHERSRFEFRDASAALTRRFYGVTLIDELFSPITAAFALLQFGVDSSAYWQSLVFLTDFAGIYAILLLESSRGMYRATVFRYPILLTFFAQIIPVGLLGPIYYFALSVLAPLNQLLDSPDIGRLDPAVVAAVLPTVFLAYYLPHFGSYWSTSLEDRHWWNWIWQLYGVWGSLLLLLLARSGLAGFLLPSTRSTDYLRISVGTFAAVGTLTHWYAALNADAPLLEALVPKYLLRNPQDGMVALRTIVQYDYVCSFGAVYCWLGYQYQDLKAAGRTRLSWARIGTVAVVSTAICGPGSALLLGWYTRERILRTGRTATKVD; from the exons ATGCCTGCTACGGTCATCATTACTCGCCGCTCAGGGGCAAAGGCTCCGTCGAGGACCAACAGAGCAATTCGCGCGTTGCCCATCGTGGCGTTGGCGCTGCTCATGGCTAGAGCAGTGTTGATGGCCGAAACGTCCGGGCCCCTCATTGAGCGCATGCATGAGCGCTCGCGATTCGAGTTTAGGGACGCCAGCGCTGCCTTGACGAGGCGGTTCTATGGCGTGACACTCATCGACGAGTTGTTTAGTCCCATCACGGCGGCCTTTGCTCTTCTCCAATTTGGAGTTGATTCGAGCGCCTACTGGCAGTCCCTGGTTTTCCTCACGGACTTTGCTGGGATATACGCCATCTTACTGCTTGAATCGTCTCGCGGCATGTACCGCGCGACCGTCTTCCGCTA CCCCATACTCCTAACATTCTTCGCACAGATTATCCCCGTCGGCCTACTGGGACCCATATACTACTTCGCGCTGTCTGTGTTGGCACCGCTGAACCAACTTCTTGACTCACCCGATATCGGGCGCCTCGACCCTGCCGTCGTTGCTGCCGTCCTCCCCACGGTTTTCCTCGCCTACTACCTGCCCCATTTTGGATCATATTGGTCTACATCTCTGGAAGACAGACACTGGTGGAATTGGATATGGCAACTCTATGGTGTTTGGGGCTCgttgctgctcctgctgcttgctAGATCGGGCCTCGCGGGCTTTCTACTGCCGTCGACCCGGTCTACCGACTACCTACGCATCTCCGTGGGAACATTCGCAGCAGTCGGTACACTAACACACTGGTACGCGGCCCTCAACGCTGATGCTCCCCTCTTGGAAGCGCTCGTACCCAAATACCTCCTTCGGAATCCCCAGGACGGAATGGTAGCCCTTCGTACGATCGTGCAATACGACTACGTCTGCTCCTTCGGCGCAGTGTATTGTTGGCTTGGGTACCAATACCAGGACTTGAAAGCCGCCGGCCGGACGCGCCTATCATGGGCACGGATTGGGACTGTTGCCGTTGTGTCGACCGCAATTTGCGGGCCTGGAAGTGCCTTGTTACTAGGATGGTACACAAGAGAGCGCATTCTTCGAACTGGTAGGACAGCGACGAAAGTGGATTAA